A stretch of Enterobacter cloacae complex sp. ECNIH7 DNA encodes these proteins:
- the adhP gene encoding alcohol dehydrogenase AdhP, protein MKAAVVTQDHQVNVTEKTLRPLKHGEALLKMECCGVCHTDLHVKNGDFGDKTGVILGHEGIGIVKEVGPGVKSLKVGDRASVAWFFEGCGHCEYCNTGNETLCRDVKNAGYSVDGGMAEECIVTADYAVKVPDGLESAAASSITCAGVTTYKAVKVSGIKPGQWIAIYGLGGLGNLALQYAKNVFNAKVIALDVNDEQLKLAASMGADLTINSRSEDAAKIVQEKTGGAHAAVVTAVAKAAFNSAVDAVRAGGRVVAVGLPPEAMSLDIPRLVLDGIQVVGSLVGTRQDLLEAFQFAAEGKVVPKVTMRPIEDINAIFKEMEQGQIRGRMVIDLRS, encoded by the coding sequence ATGAAGGCTGCTGTTGTCACTCAGGATCATCAGGTCAATGTCACCGAAAAAACCTTACGCCCGCTAAAGCACGGGGAGGCCCTGCTGAAGATGGAATGCTGTGGCGTATGCCATACCGACCTCCACGTGAAGAACGGTGATTTTGGCGATAAAACCGGGGTTATCCTGGGCCACGAAGGGATTGGTATCGTAAAAGAAGTCGGCCCCGGCGTGAAGTCGCTGAAAGTCGGCGATCGCGCAAGCGTGGCCTGGTTTTTTGAAGGCTGCGGCCACTGCGAATACTGTAATACCGGCAACGAAACCCTGTGCCGCGACGTGAAAAACGCCGGTTACTCCGTTGACGGCGGCATGGCGGAAGAGTGCATCGTCACCGCGGATTACGCCGTAAAAGTGCCAGACGGTCTGGAATCCGCTGCGGCCAGCAGCATCACCTGCGCCGGCGTCACCACCTATAAAGCGGTGAAGGTGTCGGGTATTAAACCGGGCCAGTGGATCGCAATCTATGGTCTGGGCGGTCTGGGCAACCTTGCGCTGCAGTACGCCAAAAACGTCTTTAACGCCAAAGTCATCGCTCTCGACGTTAACGACGAACAGCTGAAGCTGGCGGCCAGCATGGGTGCGGATTTAACCATCAACTCCCGCAGCGAAGACGCCGCGAAAATTGTGCAGGAGAAAACCGGCGGCGCGCATGCAGCAGTCGTTACTGCCGTCGCAAAAGCCGCATTCAACTCAGCCGTTGACGCCGTGCGTGCCGGTGGCCGCGTGGTCGCGGTTGGCCTGCCGCCGGAAGCGATGAGCCTCGACATTCCGCGTCTGGTGCTGGACGGCATCCAGGTGGTAGGTTCCCTGGTCGGCACCCGTCAGGATCTGCTGGAAGCCTTCCAGTTCGCCGCAGAAGGTAAGGTGGTGCCGAAAGTCACGATGCGTCCAATCGAGGACATCAACGCCATCTTTAAAGAGATGGAACAGGGCCAGATCCGCGGCCGTATGGTGATCGACCTACGTTCATAA
- a CDS encoding ABC-F family ATP-binding cassette domain-containing protein: MSTLLTAQSLRVDTAFGTLFDSLSFTLKKGDRIGLLGDNGCGKSTLLKVLDGTDSPAAGTVALAGHCLMARVEQHLPDAIFPLTMLDAVLAQLPLAERDSLRWKAETLLAGMGFTPQDMALQSATLSGGQHTRLLLARALIHDPDLLLLDEPSNHLDLPTMLWLEHFLQNWSGSFVLVSHDRQLLDAVTNGSWILRDKTLHYFALPCTAARKALEAKDESDAQRHKAEQKEIDRVTASAKRLATWGKVYDNEDLARKAKQMEKQVERLKESQTSLTAGRQWTLTLRGDALRADRLLEMENLSVPPAPGLPPLFNIEMARLKSGDRVAIVGRNGCGKSSLMRLIWQQFADESADSGLKIHPRVSPGYYDQTLHQLPDNATLLDALEPFAPDPQNRKMALIGAGFPWSRHGQTVSTLSGGERSRLLFVGLTLARYSLLMLDEPTNHLDMEGKEALAQTLQQFEGGVLLVSHDRQLISQSCNRFWLIEEGKLSEWHDAEAVFERLRESAGLATSTAPVIDTAAVQPSPYDDLLERLVALETLLEDDLARKPKHQKPHLQAQWRKEIEEIEAQL; encoded by the coding sequence ATGAGCACTTTACTCACTGCACAATCTTTACGCGTTGATACGGCGTTTGGCACGCTCTTCGACTCACTCTCCTTTACGCTGAAAAAAGGCGACCGCATTGGCCTGCTGGGCGACAACGGCTGCGGCAAAAGCACGCTGCTGAAGGTGCTGGACGGCACTGACTCCCCCGCCGCCGGCACGGTCGCGCTGGCCGGGCACTGCCTGATGGCGCGCGTGGAGCAACATCTCCCGGACGCCATTTTCCCGCTGACCATGCTGGATGCCGTGCTCGCACAGCTGCCTTTAGCCGAGCGCGACAGCCTGCGCTGGAAAGCCGAAACGCTGCTGGCAGGCATGGGCTTCACGCCTCAGGATATGGCGCTGCAATCCGCCACGCTGAGCGGCGGGCAGCACACCCGCCTGCTGCTGGCGCGGGCGCTGATTCACGACCCGGATCTGCTCCTGCTCGATGAACCCAGCAACCACCTTGATTTGCCGACCATGCTCTGGCTGGAACACTTTCTGCAGAACTGGTCAGGCAGCTTCGTGCTGGTCTCCCATGACCGACAGCTGCTGGATGCCGTCACCAACGGCAGCTGGATCCTGCGCGATAAAACGCTGCACTACTTCGCCCTTCCCTGCACGGCCGCCCGCAAGGCGCTTGAAGCGAAGGATGAAAGCGACGCGCAGCGCCACAAGGCGGAGCAAAAGGAGATCGACCGCGTGACCGCCAGCGCGAAGCGGCTGGCGACCTGGGGCAAGGTTTACGACAACGAAGACCTGGCCCGCAAAGCCAAACAGATGGAAAAACAGGTCGAACGGCTGAAGGAGAGCCAGACGTCGCTCACGGCAGGCAGGCAGTGGACGTTAACCCTGCGCGGCGACGCGCTGCGGGCCGACCGTCTGCTGGAGATGGAAAACCTCAGCGTCCCGCCTGCGCCCGGGCTACCGCCGCTGTTTAACATCGAAATGGCGCGGCTAAAAAGCGGCGATCGCGTGGCGATTGTCGGTCGTAACGGCTGCGGCAAATCGTCGCTGATGAGGCTTATCTGGCAACAGTTTGCCGATGAGTCCGCAGACAGCGGGTTGAAAATCCATCCGCGCGTGTCGCCAGGCTATTACGACCAGACGCTTCATCAGCTGCCGGACAACGCCACGCTGCTCGACGCGCTGGAGCCTTTCGCACCGGATCCGCAGAACCGCAAAATGGCGCTGATAGGCGCGGGTTTCCCGTGGTCGCGTCACGGGCAAACGGTCAGCACGCTCAGCGGTGGCGAACGCTCGCGCCTGCTGTTCGTTGGCCTGACGCTTGCCCGCTATAGCCTGCTGATGCTGGATGAGCCGACCAACCACCTCGACATGGAAGGCAAAGAGGCGCTGGCGCAAACCCTTCAGCAGTTTGAAGGCGGCGTGCTGCTGGTCAGCCACGACCGTCAGTTAATTAGCCAAAGCTGCAACCGTTTCTGGCTGATTGAAGAGGGAAAGCTGAGCGAGTGGCACGATGCAGAAGCGGTGTTTGAGCGCCTGCGTGAAAGCGCGGGGCTGGCGACATCCACCGCGCCCGTCATCGATACTGCGGCGGTTCAACCCTCGCCGTATGACGATCTGCTCGAACGGCTGGTCGCGCTGGAAACGCTGCTGGAAGACGATCTGGCGCGTAAGCCGAAGCATCAAAAGCCGCATCTGCAGGCGCAATGGCGTAAAGAGATAGAGGAGATAGAGGCACAGCTGTAA
- a CDS encoding NAD-dependent malic enzyme: MDNKLKKHRSLYIPYAGPVLLEFPLLNKGSAFSMEERSSFNLLGLLPEVVETIEEQAERAWIQYQGFKTEIDKHIYLRNIQDTNETLFYRLVQNHLEEMMPVIYTPTVGAACERFSEIYRRSRGVFISYQNRHNMDDILQNVPNHNIKVIVVTDGERILGLGDQGIGGMGIPIGKLSLYTACGGISPAYTLPVVLDVGTNNQQLLNDPLYMGWRHPRITDDEYYQFVDDFIQAVKHRWPDVLLQFEDFAQKNAMPLLNRYRDEICSFNDDIQGTAAVTVGTLIAASRAAGSQLSYQKIVFLGAGSAGCGIAEQIIAQTQREGLSEELARSRVFMVDRFGLLTDAMPNLLPFQNKLVQKRENLKNWDTDNEVLSLLDVVRNVKPDILIGVSGQTGLFTEEIIREMHKHCERPIVMPLSNPTSRVEATPQDIIAWTEGNALVATGSPFDPVVWKDKTYPIAQCNNSYIFPGIGLGVIASGASRITDEMLMSASETLAGYSPLVNNGEGLVLPELKDIHKVSRAIAFAVGKMAQQQGVAVKTSADALQQAIDDNFWKPEYRSYRRTSI; encoded by the coding sequence ATGGACAACAAACTGAAAAAACATCGTTCCTTATACATCCCATACGCCGGACCGGTTTTACTCGAATTCCCCCTGCTCAACAAAGGCAGTGCCTTCAGCATGGAAGAGCGCAGCAGCTTTAACCTGCTGGGTTTACTGCCCGAAGTGGTTGAAACCATTGAAGAACAGGCGGAGCGCGCGTGGATCCAGTATCAGGGTTTCAAAACCGAAATCGACAAGCACATCTACCTGCGCAACATTCAGGACACCAATGAAACCCTCTTCTATCGCCTGGTGCAGAACCATCTCGAAGAGATGATGCCGGTGATCTACACCCCGACGGTGGGTGCGGCCTGCGAGCGTTTCTCAGAGATCTACCGTCGTTCACGCGGAGTTTTCATCTCCTATCAGAACCGCCACAACATGGACGATATTCTGCAGAACGTGCCGAACCACAATATCAAAGTGATTGTGGTGACCGACGGCGAACGTATTCTCGGCCTCGGCGACCAGGGCATTGGCGGGATGGGGATCCCAATCGGTAAGCTCTCTCTCTACACCGCCTGCGGCGGCATCAGCCCGGCGTATACCCTGCCGGTGGTGCTGGACGTCGGGACCAACAACCAGCAGCTGCTCAACGATCCGCTCTATATGGGCTGGCGCCATCCGCGCATTACCGACGACGAGTACTATCAGTTTGTCGACGACTTCATCCAGGCCGTGAAGCACCGCTGGCCGGACGTTCTGCTGCAGTTTGAAGACTTCGCGCAGAAAAACGCGATGCCGCTGCTGAACCGCTATCGCGATGAGATCTGCTCTTTTAACGACGACATCCAGGGCACCGCAGCCGTGACCGTGGGTACGCTTATCGCCGCCAGCCGCGCAGCCGGCAGCCAGCTGAGCTACCAGAAAATCGTCTTCCTGGGCGCAGGCTCTGCGGGCTGTGGCATCGCCGAGCAGATCATCGCCCAGACGCAGCGCGAAGGCTTAAGCGAAGAGCTGGCCCGCTCCCGCGTCTTTATGGTTGACCGTTTCGGCCTGCTGACCGACGCTATGCCGAACCTGCTGCCGTTCCAGAACAAGCTGGTGCAGAAGCGCGAGAACCTGAAAAACTGGGATACCGACAACGAAGTCCTTTCCCTGCTGGACGTGGTGCGCAACGTGAAGCCGGATATTCTGATCGGCGTTTCCGGGCAAACCGGCCTCTTCACCGAAGAGATCATTCGCGAGATGCACAAGCACTGCGAACGCCCTATCGTGATGCCGCTTTCCAACCCGACCTCCCGCGTGGAAGCGACGCCGCAGGACATCATCGCCTGGACCGAAGGTAACGCGCTGGTCGCCACCGGCAGCCCGTTCGACCCGGTGGTATGGAAGGATAAAACCTATCCGATCGCCCAGTGCAACAACTCTTACATCTTCCCGGGCATTGGTCTGGGCGTGATCGCCTCCGGCGCGTCCCGCATTACCGATGAGATGCTGATGTCGGCGAGCGAAACACTCGCGGGCTACTCGCCGCTGGTCAACAACGGTGAAGGGCTGGTGCTGCCGGAGCTGAAGGACATTCACAAGGTGTCGCGCGCTATCGCGTTTGCGGTGGGTAAAATGGCGCAGCAGCAGGGCGTGGCGGTGAAAACCTCTGCCGACGCGCTGCAGCAGGCCATCGACGACAACTTCTGGAAGCCTGAATACCGCAGCTATCGCCGTACCTCGATTTAA
- the sra gene encoding stationary-phase-induced ribosome-associated protein: protein MKSNRQARHILGLNYKLSNQRKVVIEGDHETQVTHATGRKRHAGK, encoded by the coding sequence ATGAAATCGAACCGTCAGGCACGCCATATTCTGGGACTGAACTACAAGCTTTCAAATCAGCGTAAAGTGGTGATTGAAGGCGACCACGAAACGCAGGTCACGCACGCCACCGGCAGAAAACGCCACGCCGGCAAGTAA
- the bdm gene encoding biofilm-dependent modulation protein, with protein sequence MFTYYPANTAAAQPELVNAIAQGLHAEHGAVTEDDILMELTKWVESTDNDILSDIYQQTINYVVSGQNAPL encoded by the coding sequence ATGTTTACTTATTACCCGGCAAATACCGCAGCAGCACAACCTGAACTCGTTAACGCGATTGCGCAGGGTCTTCACGCCGAGCACGGTGCTGTGACTGAAGATGACATTTTGATGGAACTAACCAAATGGGTGGAATCCACGGATAATGACATCCTCAGTGACATCTACCAGCAGACTATTAACTACGTCGTCAGCGGGCAAAACGCACCCTTGTAA
- a CDS encoding Vmh family MBL fold metallo-hydrolase yields the protein MKFTHLALLSTLFTPAVFAAPLTIDTWNPQEKGIFPVSSTLVSGPKEAVLFDAQFSVKDGEALVEKIRRSGKTLNKIVITSGDPDFYFGLQPLVKAFPNAKVVATQHVVDHIKATKDAKLAFWGPQMKDGAPTELVVPQVLASTTFMVDGEKVDIEQSDSYAAYVWIPSAKTILGGTGVAWGIHVWTADTQTPESRKQWQETLEHMAAHKPERVIPGHYLGTPPAGTGAIDFTRDYLQRFEKALAAHKDSAGVINTLKKQYPGLADESSLELSAKVNTGEMKW from the coding sequence ATGAAATTCACTCATCTTGCCCTGCTTTCCACCCTTTTCACTCCAGCTGTTTTTGCCGCGCCGTTAACCATTGATACCTGGAACCCGCAGGAAAAAGGCATTTTCCCGGTCTCCTCCACGCTGGTTTCCGGTCCGAAAGAGGCGGTGCTGTTTGACGCGCAGTTCAGCGTGAAGGATGGCGAAGCGCTGGTAGAAAAAATCCGCCGCAGCGGTAAAACCCTGAATAAGATTGTGATCACCTCCGGCGATCCGGATTTCTATTTTGGCCTGCAGCCGCTGGTCAAAGCCTTCCCGAATGCCAAAGTGGTGGCCACGCAGCATGTGGTTGACCATATTAAAGCCACCAAAGATGCCAAGCTCGCCTTCTGGGGGCCGCAGATGAAGGACGGCGCGCCAACGGAGCTGGTTGTCCCGCAGGTTCTTGCCTCCACCACGTTCATGGTTGACGGGGAAAAGGTCGATATCGAGCAGTCAGACAGCTACGCGGCCTATGTGTGGATCCCCTCAGCAAAAACGATCCTCGGCGGCACCGGGGTAGCCTGGGGCATTCACGTCTGGACGGCAGACACCCAGACGCCGGAAAGCCGCAAGCAGTGGCAGGAAACGCTGGAGCATATGGCCGCGCACAAACCCGAGCGCGTGATCCCGGGCCACTACCTGGGCACCCCACCAGCGGGCACTGGCGCGATTGATTTTACCCGCGACTATCTGCAGCGCTTTGAAAAGGCTTTAGCCGCGCATAAAGATTCCGCAGGCGTTATCAATACCCTGAAAAAACAGTATCCGGGCCTGGCTGATGAAAGCTCGCTGGAATTAAGCGCCAAAGTGAATACTGGCGAAATGAAGTGGTAA
- a CDS encoding LysR family transcriptional regulator encodes MDRVIAAQVYNRICELGSLSAAARALGISRPMVSRYLEQMEKWAGTRLVNRSTRKLTLTAAGEKVLQKTRTLSQISQEIEGQSEKDLPSGTLRVACAHFTAMHLIAPVLPELLSRYPQLRIELDVNNHPVSLVGERIDVAVRITDNPEPGMIARRLGECRSVLCASPAYLAQHGIPVSPEELAQHNCLHYSFFAGQSWHFLTPEGESLSVAVSGNLSASISSLLMDAAIKHCGIAMLPEREASAALEQGLLVPVLEALEPKPLAIHGIYQSREYQPAALRVFLDELSRYLA; translated from the coding sequence ATGGATCGCGTTATCGCCGCTCAGGTCTACAACCGGATATGCGAGCTGGGCAGTTTGAGCGCGGCGGCCCGCGCGTTGGGCATTTCCCGACCGATGGTGAGCCGCTACCTTGAACAAATGGAGAAGTGGGCGGGGACGCGGCTGGTAAACCGCTCCACGCGCAAGCTGACGCTGACCGCGGCAGGGGAAAAGGTGCTGCAAAAAACGCGGACGCTCTCGCAGATTTCGCAGGAAATCGAGGGCCAGTCGGAGAAAGATCTGCCGTCCGGCACGCTGCGGGTGGCCTGCGCCCATTTTACCGCCATGCACCTGATTGCGCCGGTCCTGCCTGAGCTGCTCTCGCGCTACCCGCAGCTGCGCATTGAGCTGGACGTGAACAACCACCCGGTCAGCCTGGTGGGAGAGCGCATTGATGTCGCCGTGCGCATTACCGACAACCCCGAACCCGGCATGATTGCCCGCCGGCTGGGGGAATGTCGCTCGGTGCTCTGCGCCTCGCCGGCGTATCTGGCACAGCACGGTATCCCCGTCAGCCCTGAAGAATTAGCGCAGCACAACTGTCTGCACTACAGCTTTTTTGCCGGGCAGTCCTGGCACTTCCTGACGCCGGAAGGGGAAAGCCTGAGCGTGGCCGTCAGCGGCAACCTGAGCGCCAGCATCTCTTCACTGTTGATGGACGCGGCGATCAAGCACTGCGGTATTGCCATGCTGCCGGAGCGCGAAGCGTCTGCCGCGCTGGAACAGGGGTTGCTGGTGCCGGTGCTGGAGGCGCTTGAGCCGAAACCGCTTGCCATCCATGGCATTTATCAGTCCCGGGAATACCAGCCTGCCGCGCTGCGCGTGTTCCTTGACGAACTGTCGCGCTACCTGGCATAA
- a CDS encoding OsmC family protein: MTIHKHGSAHWSGDIKRGKGTVSTESGVLNQQPYGFNTRFEGEKGTNPEELIGAAHAACFSMALSLMLGEAGYTADSIDTTADVSLDKTDGGFAITKVALKSKVTVPGIAPQQFDGIIQKAKAGCPVSQLLKAEITLDYKLN, from the coding sequence ATGACTATTCATAAGCACGGTTCGGCACACTGGTCTGGCGACATTAAGCGCGGAAAAGGAACGGTTTCCACCGAGAGCGGCGTTCTCAATCAGCAGCCTTATGGTTTCAATACCCGCTTTGAGGGCGAAAAGGGGACCAACCCCGAAGAGCTGATTGGCGCGGCACATGCGGCCTGCTTCTCAATGGCGCTGTCGCTGATGCTCGGCGAAGCGGGTTATACCGCCGATTCCATTGATACCACGGCGGACGTCTCTCTGGATAAAACCGACGGCGGCTTTGCCATCACTAAGGTTGCCCTGAAAAGCAAGGTGACCGTTCCAGGCATCGCCCCGCAGCAGTTCGACGGCATTATTCAGAAAGCAAAAGCGGGCTGTCCGGTCTCGCAGCTCCTGAAAGCTGAGATTACGCTGGACTATAAGCTTAATTAA
- a CDS encoding LysR family transcriptional regulator encodes MDQLMAMRAFTRVVESGSFTRAADSLNMPIATLSKLVKSLESHLEIRLLHRTTRRVVATPEGMEYYEKALRVLIDIEDIDTSFRVSRATPKGHLRVDVGGSTARDVLIPLLPEFMQRYPEIRIDLGVADRPVDLISGNVDCVIRGGPLDDSTLIARHLGNAEMVTCATPGYLKNHGVPAYPQELCNGHKLISYLSPVTGRPFPFRFRQNGEALEINIPHYLGVNESNAHLAAAAAGLGIVQTFEYSAKAYLQAGTLAAILGGWRPAAYPFHVVYPQNRHLTHRLKVFIAWLAEVFPAALKG; translated from the coding sequence ATGGACCAGCTCATGGCGATGCGCGCCTTTACGCGGGTCGTGGAGTCCGGCAGCTTTACCCGCGCGGCGGACTCGCTGAATATGCCGATCGCCACGCTGAGCAAGCTGGTCAAATCGCTTGAGTCGCACCTGGAGATACGCCTTCTGCACCGGACCACTCGCCGGGTGGTCGCGACGCCTGAAGGGATGGAATACTATGAAAAAGCGCTCAGGGTGCTGATTGATATCGAAGATATCGACACCTCGTTTCGCGTTTCCCGCGCGACGCCAAAAGGGCATTTGCGGGTTGACGTGGGCGGCTCCACCGCCCGGGACGTGCTCATTCCCCTGCTTCCGGAATTTATGCAGCGCTACCCTGAGATCCGCATCGACCTTGGCGTGGCCGACCGGCCGGTCGATCTCATCAGCGGTAACGTAGACTGCGTGATTCGCGGCGGTCCGCTGGACGACTCAACTCTCATCGCCCGTCATCTCGGTAACGCCGAAATGGTCACCTGCGCGACGCCGGGTTACCTGAAAAATCACGGCGTCCCGGCCTATCCGCAGGAGCTGTGCAACGGCCACAAGCTGATTAGCTATCTCTCGCCCGTAACCGGACGGCCGTTTCCGTTTCGCTTCCGGCAGAACGGCGAGGCGCTGGAAATCAACATTCCGCACTATCTCGGCGTCAATGAAAGTAATGCCCATCTGGCGGCTGCCGCGGCGGGGCTGGGGATCGTTCAAACCTTTGAGTATTCGGCAAAGGCGTATTTGCAGGCGGGAACTCTGGCGGCTATCCTGGGCGGCTGGCGCCCTGCCGCCTATCCGTTTCATGTGGTTTACCCGCAGAACCGGCATTTGACGCACAGGCTGAAGGTATTTATCGCCTGGCTGGCGGAGGTGTTCCCCGCCGCGCTGAAGGGATAG
- a CDS encoding SDR family NAD(P)-dependent oxidoreductase, whose protein sequence is MNTTLSGKIALVTGGSTGIGLATAQELAAQGAKVYITGRRQAELDAAVAEIASDAVGIRADVSKLADLDEVYARIAKDEGRLDILFANAGGGDMLPLGAITEEQFDRIFGTNVRGVLFTVQKALPLLSAGSSIILTGSTVSVKGTANFSVYSASKAAVRNFARSWALDLQGRGIRVNVVSPGPIKTPGLGDLVPEEHRQGLYDALAAQVPLGRLGAPGEVGKAVAFLASDAASFINAIELFVDGGMAQI, encoded by the coding sequence ATGAACACGACTCTCTCAGGAAAAATCGCACTGGTCACCGGCGGCAGCACCGGTATTGGTCTTGCCACGGCGCAGGAGCTGGCGGCGCAGGGCGCGAAGGTGTACATCACCGGTCGTCGTCAGGCCGAACTGGACGCCGCGGTAGCAGAGATTGCTTCTGACGCCGTGGGCATTCGCGCGGACGTTTCAAAGCTTGCCGATCTGGATGAGGTTTATGCCCGGATAGCCAAAGATGAAGGCCGTCTTGATATCCTGTTCGCCAATGCCGGTGGCGGCGATATGCTGCCGCTGGGCGCGATCACCGAAGAGCAGTTTGACCGGATTTTCGGCACCAACGTCCGCGGAGTGCTGTTCACGGTGCAGAAGGCGCTGCCGCTGCTCTCCGCCGGATCGTCGATTATTCTGACCGGCTCGACGGTCTCCGTTAAAGGGACGGCCAACTTCAGCGTCTACAGCGCCAGCAAGGCCGCCGTGCGCAACTTTGCCCGCTCCTGGGCGCTGGATTTGCAGGGCCGCGGGATCCGCGTCAACGTGGTGAGCCCGGGCCCGATCAAAACGCCAGGTCTCGGCGATCTGGTGCCGGAAGAACACCGTCAGGGGCTGTACGACGCGCTGGCCGCCCAGGTACCGCTGGGGCGTTTAGGCGCGCCGGGCGAGGTGGGTAAAGCGGTGGCGTTTCTGGCCTCCGACGCGGCCAGCTTTATTAACGCCATCGAGCTGTTTGTGGACGGCGGAATGGCGCAAATCTAA
- a CDS encoding oligopeptide/dipeptide ABC transporter ATP-binding protein — MSDVLLELDSVHVNFAARKNWLGRVTEQVHALNGLDLQIRRGETLGIVGESGCGKSTLAQLLMGMLTPSTGACQRAHHAGGMQMVFQDPLSSLDPRLPVWRIITEPVWVQKRSSERERRQLAEDLALQVGIRPEYLDRLPHAFSGGQRQRIAIARALSSDPDIIVLDEPTSALDISVQAQILNLLVNLQQQRNLTYVLISHNVSVVRHMSDRVAVMYLGQIVELGSAAQVLGEPRHPYTRLLLDSVPRTGEPLDENLALRKTELPGNRHMPEGCFFRDRCPIATQGCERPQPLQPSREGRNVRCWRSLD, encoded by the coding sequence ATGTCTGATGTACTGCTGGAACTGGATAGCGTGCACGTGAACTTTGCGGCGCGCAAAAACTGGCTGGGCCGCGTGACGGAACAGGTCCATGCCCTCAATGGGCTCGATCTGCAGATCCGCCGGGGGGAAACGCTGGGCATTGTCGGTGAATCCGGCTGCGGGAAAAGCACGCTGGCCCAGCTGCTGATGGGCATGCTTACGCCCAGCACCGGCGCCTGCCAGCGGGCGCACCACGCGGGCGGCATGCAGATGGTGTTTCAGGATCCGCTCTCGTCGCTCGACCCGCGATTGCCGGTCTGGCGCATCATCACCGAGCCGGTGTGGGTGCAAAAACGCAGCAGCGAGCGCGAGCGCCGTCAGCTGGCGGAGGATCTGGCGCTGCAGGTGGGCATTCGCCCGGAATACCTCGACAGGCTTCCGCACGCCTTCTCCGGCGGGCAGCGCCAGCGCATCGCCATCGCCCGGGCGCTCTCGTCCGATCCCGATATTATCGTGCTTGATGAACCCACCAGCGCGCTGGATATCTCCGTGCAGGCGCAAATCCTCAACCTGCTGGTGAACCTGCAACAGCAGCGTAATCTGACCTACGTGTTAATCTCGCATAACGTCTCGGTGGTCAGGCACATGAGCGACCGGGTGGCGGTGATGTACCTCGGGCAGATTGTGGAGCTGGGCAGCGCCGCGCAGGTGCTTGGCGAGCCGCGCCATCCCTATACCCGTCTGCTGCTCGACTCGGTTCCCCGCACCGGTGAACCGCTGGATGAAAATCTGGCGTTACGCAAAACGGAGCTTCCCGGCAACCGTCACATGCCCGAGGGCTGTTTTTTCCGCGACCGTTGTCCGATAGCAACGCAGGGGTGTGAACGTCCCCAGCCGCTACAGCCCTCACGCGAGGGCCGTAACGTCCGCTGCTGGCGCAGTCTGGATTAG
- a CDS encoding ABC transporter ATP-binding protein: MTEPVLRIEDLHLSFPIFRGEVHALNHVSLEIGRGEIVGVVGESGSGKSVTAMLAMRLLPEGSYRIHNGQVKLLGENVLTASEKQLRQWRGARVAMIFQEPMTALNPTRRIGKQMVEVIRQHQPLSRREAQQKAIALLEEMQIPDAKQVMERYPFELSGGMRQRVMIALAFSCEPELIIADEPTTALDVTVQLQVLRLLKHKARASGTSVLFISHDMAVVSQLCDRMYVMYAGSVIESGATQTLIHRPVHPYSIGLLRCAPENGQPRDLLPAIPGTVPNLSQLPPGCAFRERCFAAGAKCSETPRLQPNGAEGQQAACWYPQREKHHV, translated from the coding sequence ATGACCGAACCGGTATTACGTATTGAGGACCTGCACCTGAGCTTCCCGATTTTTCGCGGTGAGGTCCACGCGCTGAACCACGTCTCGCTGGAGATCGGCAGGGGCGAAATCGTCGGCGTGGTGGGCGAGTCGGGATCGGGTAAATCCGTGACCGCCATGCTCGCCATGCGGCTGTTGCCGGAAGGGAGCTACCGCATTCATAACGGACAGGTGAAGTTACTCGGCGAAAACGTCCTGACGGCGTCCGAGAAACAGCTTCGCCAGTGGCGCGGTGCACGAGTGGCGATGATTTTTCAGGAGCCGATGACCGCCCTCAACCCGACGCGGCGGATTGGCAAACAGATGGTGGAGGTGATCCGCCAGCATCAGCCGCTTTCGCGGCGCGAGGCGCAGCAGAAGGCGATTGCCCTGCTGGAAGAGATGCAAATCCCGGACGCGAAGCAGGTCATGGAGCGTTATCCGTTTGAACTCTCCGGCGGCATGCGCCAGCGGGTGATGATCGCCCTTGCCTTCTCCTGCGAGCCGGAGCTGATCATCGCCGACGAGCCGACCACCGCGCTGGACGTTACCGTCCAGCTCCAGGTGCTGCGCCTGCTGAAGCACAAGGCGCGGGCCAGCGGGACCTCGGTGTTGTTTATCAGCCACGATATGGCCGTGGTGTCGCAGCTCTGCGACAGGATGTACGTGATGTATGCCGGGAGCGTGATCGAGAGCGGTGCCACGCAAACGCTGATCCACCGACCCGTGCATCCCTACTCCATCGGCCTTCTGCGGTGCGCGCCGGAAAACGGCCAGCCGCGCGACCTGCTTCCCGCCATCCCCGGCACGGTGCCCAACCTCAGCCAGCTTCCGCCGGGATGCGCTTTCCGCGAGCGCTGCTTTGCCGCCGGGGCGAAATGCAGCGAAACGCCGCGCTTACAGCCCAACGGTGCAGAGGGCCAACAGGCTGCCTGCTGGTATCCACAACGGGAGAAACACCATGTCTGA